AGGAGATCGCGGGCCGGATGGTGCTGAACAACGCGATCAAGCGCGACGGGTCCCACATCATCGACTACCTGAACGATCACCTCGTGAAGTTCCTGCTGCCTACCAACCAGTTCACCGTCGAGCTGAAGCTGCAGGCGATCAAGAAGATACAACCGTGCCGGCCGTTGGCCGAGCTGCGCGAGAAGGAGCGCTACTGCCTCGAGATCCTCGACGTGCTCGATCGCCTCCGGTACGGCGAGTGCTTCGTGAAGGGCATCCTCTGCTACGAGCTGTTCGTGACGCGGGTTGCCATCACCCGGGCGCTGAACGATCGCAGTGTAAGTACTGGACACCGGAGTACTTCTTCCTGTCTGCCTGTCTACAGTTTCTTCTCGTTTCCGATCAATAGATTACACTGGACGAGCCGAGCCTGGAATGGCTGCGGACCGCGTGGCAGATACTGGGCCCCAGCGGTAACCGGCCCCGGGATCTCCAGCAGCTGGTTGTGACACATGGGATCGAGGAGTGAATCGCCCACAAATcgccaagaagaagaagaaaggtggaaacggaaatgaacTGCACCAGCGTATGGCGTAGATGTCAAATCCGTCTATCAGTGTGTGTTTCACAGCAAAAACGCGCTCCGTTCAGTCGTTTGACTATGCGGCTTTGAACCGCTAGATCACCTCGCACAAATTTTtattagtgtgtgtgtgtgtgtgtgtgtgtgcacacgtgtgtatgagtgtgtgtATGAATaacttcttcttatccggccACAGCCGCTGCGCGGTCTTTGCTTGGGCTTTGCATCAGAGGCagtctctgttgctttctgtaacggtgtgaGTAACAAAGTAACAAGCGGAATGCACGAAGGAAAACCCACGAACAAAGGGCCACTTTGAATGATTGGGACGCAGGAAAATTAGGTTAGCTTATTGAACAGTCCGATAGTTGGATGGATAACCAGCAGAGGAACCACCAGAAGAAGATAAAACTCGTTACTAATCACACAGGAGTGGATgaaattgttaaaattaaagaaaaaaacattcaatctTTATATTTTCAATACTCAACACTTGTCAGAGAATATGTTGTTTACGTAGCCGCTTTGCTTCTTTGAGGCACGGATTAGATCACGGTTCCAAGTGAATAAAGTGTGTCGATGCACAAGCGTTTCCATTCGGTCCACAACATTAATTCTCACTGCGTCCATCTACAGGTTCTCGATCGGGTTTGAGAACCGACGACTCTGGGGTGACTCTCTCAGTCCAGTATCCTGTTTTGCATCAGCCATCATCAACACCTTCCGTGTACCATAGATCCGCTTCGAGTCGACAGCAGCTTCGCCGCCAATATTCATTCGAACATGCGCTTTCTGCTTGGTCCATGTGCTGGGACTGTTCCTGAATCAGATCTTCCGAATGGGTGACAGCAACACAGCCCAGGACCTGGAAGCGTCGCCTCATCCTCGATCCAGATGAATGAATTCTAAGAGTCCCTGTACTTATTCGGCACTACGAAACTGCAtccgaccgacaccgaaccATGACAATCCGGGGTGGACTCCCGGGGTATCCCAGGTAAAACACCCATGCAGTGGACTCTTCCTTCTGATCCGTCTTCCTTCGGTTCTTCGATTGCCAGCGGCCCCAAGTATGCCCGTGGCTTCTCACCATTAGTTTGACATTTATTCGACGAACCCACGAACGTGGCGTAAACAAAATCTCCTTAATCTCTACCAACGACGTGTCCCGCACGTGTGTCAGTGATCAGATGAGGGACCACCGATGGACTACCGACACCATGGTGGCCCACGACACACTACATGAAGCcttgccggaaccggaccggagatgTATGAGGTTGTCCCAAGTGGTAGCTCAAGCACTTCGCTCGCGATCTCGGGATCATGTGGACGTGGCTCCCAATGTGTGGGTTCCTCTACGCGCTACCTACGTACTACGAGCTGCcgtgggctgctgctgtgatcGCACGGTCACCGTTGGCCGTGCGACGCATCGCGCACCGCTGCATGAGCGGGATGGCGAACAGCATGACGCCGCTGATGGCGATCGTCGATCCCGCCATCAGGAAGCCGGGCCCGTACGAGAGCGTAAAGTCGTACAACCAACCTGCGCGGGACAAAAGCGTTAGGGAGGCAGTACAATGGCAGGCAGGGGTCAGGCTTACCAGCGATCGGTGGGCCAAGGAATGAAGCGATGCCctggaacagcagcagcaacccgaaCGCGTTGGTCAGCTTCTCCAGCCCGAGCAGGTCGACCAGGATGACGGAGGTGAGCCCGACGTACGCACCGATCGTGAAGCCGAACACGGCCGAGTAAACGGCGAGGCTCTCGTAGCTGGTGCACAGCACCGAGCAGGCCGTCGCCACGCCGCACACGGTCAGCGAGCAGTTGTACACCGCCAGCCGGTTGACCCACGGCTTGTCCGAGATGTAGCCCAGCACGATCCGGCCGACCGTGTTGGCGATGCCGATGATACCGATCAGATAGCTCGAGTGCTGCGTGTCGATGCCGATCGCCAGGGCCTGCTCGGTCAGATAGACGTACGGCACGTTGAACCCGATGCTGGTGAGGAAGTTGGACACGGTGAACACGATGAACACCGGGTCCCGCAGGATCGAGAAGTTCATCATCTCGCGGAACGTGTCGCAGGTTTCGCGTGAGCACGGCACACACCCAAGGCATCGCTCCGTGTCCGGGTCGGCCGTCTCGGGTGCGACCGATCCGCGCTGGTGGCGGCTCCGGGGGCCCGTGCCCTGCACCACCGAGCCGTAACTGCCCTTCTCGTACTCCGACAGGGTCGTCTGCGACGGGTGCCTCGACGCCATGTTATGCACCGAGCCGGTGTAGAGGGCGTCCTTCCGGTACATGGTGCCGCTTTCGGCACGCTTCAGTGCCTggcccggctgctgctcggcggtggccgatccTCCAGCCAGTAGCGGTTGGCTCTGCCGCAAACGCTTCACCTCGTCCACCAGCTGCCCACCGCCGACTGGTGCTGGACGCTTGTCCAGGGTGTCCCCACTGACGGAGTGACCATTCTGTGGGACCAAATGGTTCCGGTTAGAAGGATTCAccacaccgttacagaaagcaacggTCGCATACCGCGTTCAGATTGATCCGTGGAGTGTTGCCGCCCAGGATGCCGTAGCTGTTGGAACGTGTCAGGTTGCTCGTCTCGCCATCGGCCGTTTGCTTCGGTTCGCCAAGTGGAGCTAAAACAAGGGACACGAAAGGTTATGCGGTCTGCCTCGGCTCGGCCTCGACTGTCTCGGCTACCGTACCGGTGTTGGAATGTTGCAGCGGGAAGGTGGCGCCCTCTAGATCGCGGCTcttgccgccgccatcgtcggcggTGAGCGGACGGAACATCCAGCCGAACACGACGCAGATCAGCACGATGCCGGCAATCGCCAGCATGGCGCCCTGCCACTGGTAGCGCTTGATCAGGGTCTCGGTGAGCGGCGCAAAGATGGACGTACCGAGGCCCGACCCGCACACGGCGATCCCGGTCGCGAGCGAACGGAGCCGCTCGAAGTACATCGTCACGCTGACGATGGCCGGCAGGTAGATCAGACCGAGCCCAAGCCCGGTCCCGAGCCCGATCGTGATGAACAGCATGAACACGCTGGTGGCGTACATGCTGACCGCGAGCGAAGCGCTGGCCAGCAGCGCACCGGCTATCGTCACCGCACGGCACCCGTACCGGTTCACCAGCGACGATGAGATGGGACCTGTTGGAGACACGGGGCGGAACATGATATTACCGGAGGACCGGAAAGGCACGAACCGGGGATCAACTTACCCGAGCAGAGCGTGACACCGACGAGGATCGACGCGATCCAGGCCGTGTAGCCTTTGCCTTCGTTGAAGTAGGTCAGGAACTCCGAGTAGAATATACCGAACGAGTAGGTCAGCCCATCCGCTGCGGGTCACAAGAGCATACGGTACGAAATACAGTATTAATGAGGATTTCTGATCTGATGGGACTTGGGCAGGTGTAGAAGTCGAATGTGAGATAGGCTTTTGCTCATTAtgcccttttttggcaactCAACGCCTTGTTTCGGCATCAAACAAATGATTTCTGATAATTTGACAACTTGCAACTACAGAATCGCATCCCATTGCTTATCGAAGGTTAAGGTGATCGTGGTCCTTGGTAGATCGCGATTGCTTTGAGTGGtacaaaaaatttaaacacatgaactgaacgaaagacagcagtACAATTGATAAATCACATCGACTGCATGCCAGGTACAGAAGGCAGTTAGTTTTTCACCCGAACGTGATTGACGATAGAGAGTGGATTCATTTTTAGAATCCCAAAAACGAAGAATATCATAGATCATGGTCCAGGGCTGTCTCGGTGGGAACAGAAAGTTGTGTTGTACCACAGGCTCCTGGTGAAACCTGATTAACACAGATCGctaccgaccgacaccgacctTCACCTTTCACcgatgggacacgcattggctGAGCGATCCGTACGAGGAAGTCAAACATTGCGGAAGACGAACAATTCTTTCGGCTTACGATCCCCAAACTACCAGAGAGATGGAAGAAAGGTATAGCTAGCGATCCGTTGATTAAAATGAAGTTTGTTCATTTCGCgtgttttgttggaaaatatcTCATTTTTGATTTCTAAACCTGGTACAGGGGGCCCCCGTTGATAGACGTTGATAGACGCAGAGTCGATAGAGAGATGGGTTTTCGAGACTACCGACTTGTCACCGCTGCTCGATTCCGGTGCCCGTAAAAAgcacacaccgttacagaaagcaacagagcaTTAACACTGTCGCCGTTATCATCGAGCAGTCAAGTAGTGACCCCTACAGGGTTGGGGGCGAGCCAAGGGCAACAACACAAGGGTGCTCCTGAGAACGTCAAACGTTTCGCCATCGCGCTGCGCTGGTTGATAGTGGCGGCGTGGTTAATGTTGATAGTGGGGCGCGTCGGTCGCTTATCGACAGCTGGCTTAGAGAGGAGCCCATCCACTGGGAATGTGCCGCTGGGTGAGGTGACCACTCCAGAAGGGTCTAGGCCTGTCAGGATGCTGTAACAACGAGACCCCCGGAGGGTCTCGTTGAATGTTATCGCGATCAACGACGCAGCAATCGACCACTTCAGCCCCGGGTTATTTATTACGCACAAATTACGTCCGGCACTcggagccgaaccgaaaaacaatGACGGACCACGGGCGACTAGTCGGGCCGCAATTGATGGATGGCCCCACACATGTGGCACATGTGGCTATCGCCCGCACTTGATTGATCTGTTATTGGATTGGACGGCGGCTACTTACTGACAATGTGGATGCTGAATGAggccaacaccaccatccaGCCCCAGCCCCCGTCGGGCGGCGTTGGGAGCCCCGGTAGGTCGTCCTTGGAGGAGGTGTGCTCGATATCGCtgaccagctgctgctgctgctgctgccgctgccggctagccggtgccgggccgtgtgTCATTCCTCTGACGttccctttttcgccttcctCGCCACCACTTCCTGAGCACTAGTTTCACGGGAGATGTCCTaccggaaggaagaaaacaaaaaaaccattcgttacgtgcgtgcgtttgtttactgtctagcgatcgatcgaggatcgCTTACAGGCCACAGGGTCACTTTGATTCCGCGCGCACTTCCGTGGAAAGCCACGGAAGTGGGGGGCTCTAGGAAGAGCGCTACAGCTACTCGATAGTCGTTCGAATTCGAAACCCGCTCGTTGCCCCCGATACGATAAGATATACTGGTGCGTACGCTGGGATGGCGGCTCGCTGCGACCGACAACCTCGCCCTGCTCTCGGGGGGCGCGCACACGCGCATGCGTAGCCTTCGCCCGGCCGTCAACAACCTCACCGGTGCTCGGTGCGCGCGCTGCGCTGTCGATACTCTTTGTGACCGACacaccacacagacacgcgcTCACGCTGACGCTGGGCAAAAAGAGAACGACCCCGACAGCGTCGTGGTGGTGTACGCTCTAAGCTGCGGTGGTATCCGCCTCTGTTTTGACTGCTTTGTTGTTTATTGACCCGCTCGGCACACACGACACCGGGCACCACCGCGCACTACACTGGCACTTGACTTGAGTTCGGCGACCGTCCGGCTGCGACACCGCTGATCGACTGCAGCGCTTCGGCGAGCGCAGAGCGCATCCAAGCTATCCAACCGACTCGAaccgaccagccagccacagtTCTGCGAGTCTTATCAAGCCCGTAGCGCGCGCGCCTAAGCTTCTGTGTGCACTTCGACGACGTCGATGGCCGGCTCTCCCGCGCCCGATAACAACACCCGCCCGATAGTGCCTGCCGCCTGCAAACCTCGTCTGCCCTGACTTAGGCTGGCTTACGCTACGTTGCTATGTGCCGAACCAGAAGAGCTGACCGTTTGTTACAGCGTAGTCCCCACGAGTCATGAGAAGTCCGGAGTCCAGAGCGCGAAGAATTGCGCGCCGATCACACCTAGGGGTTTCTCTTTGTGGTAGGATCCTCCCCCGTTCTTATACCGGTCTAGTACACGTCTGCGGAAGGGATTCCCGGCAGATTCACCGATCTAGCACACAGGACATTCCACACCCCCACAATTCCAACTGTCACACTGGTCACCTAGTAGGGAAGTCGACGGGCGCCATTAGACGAGATAGAGATctctgctgctactgctttgggttttgggaacagcacaacaacgacagggtgtgtgtggggtgaATTCGGAGTCGAAATTGAGTTGTATCGGCGCGCACTAAAAATAGAGCCCCCCGGTCTTACCTCTCGGTGCAGGTCCCGTCCAACTGTGTCGATGCGTGCGTGCCGCGTCGAAAATAAACACGTCGTCGTACCGTTCGTATGTCTCTAGATTCTTTCACTTTTGTGCCCGCCGTCTGCTGGCGGCGTGGGTAGGCGTGTGTGAGTAATTAAATCCGTACGGTATCAGGGGGATAACCCAGATCGCTGCCGACTTCACGTAACGCTGCCTGCCAGCGTTTGCTGCTGTAGCGGCCCTACTACAAAGGGAAGCAACTACCCCGGAAGCACTGGCACTGGGAGTCACAGCCCTGGTCGGTCACCTGCTGGCGTACAGAGGATCCGCAAATCGGATCAggtccggctgctgctgcacggggTTTAGTGGGGCAGTGCGACCAGCAACCAGCCAAGAACT
Above is a genomic segment from Anopheles bellator chromosome X, idAnoBellAS_SP24_06.2, whole genome shotgun sequence containing:
- the LOC131213862 gene encoding monocarboxylate transporter 12 — protein: MTHGPAPASRQRQQQQQQLVSDIEHTSSKDDLPGLPTPPDGGWGWMVVLASFSIHIVTDGLTYSFGIFYSEFLTYFNEGKGYTAWIASILVGVTLCSGPISSSLVNRYGCRAVTIAGALLASASLAVSMYATSVFMLFITIGLGTGLGLGLIYLPAIVSVTMYFERLRSLATGIAVCGSGLGTSIFAPLTETLIKRYQWQGAMLAIAGIVLICVVFGWMFRPLTADDGGGKSRDLEGATFPLQHSNTAPLGEPKQTADGETSNLTRSNSYGILGGNTPRINLNANGHSVSGDTLDKRPAPVGGGQLVDEVKRLRQSQPLLAGGSATAEQQPGQALKRAESGTMYRKDALYTGSVHNMASRHPSQTTLSEYEKGSYGSVVQGTGPRSRHQRGSVAPETADPDTERCLGCVPCSRETCDTFREMMNFSILRDPVFIVFTVSNFLTSIGFNVPYVYLTEQALAIGIDTQHSSYLIGIIGIANTVGRIVLGYISDKPWVNRLAVYNCSLTVCGVATACSVLCTSYESLAVYSAVFGFTIGAYVGLTSVILVDLLGLEKLTNAFGLLLLFQGIASFLGPPIAGWLYDFTLSYGPGFLMAGSTIAISGVMLFAIPLMQRCAMRRTANGDRAITAAAHGSS